The Streptomyces sp. CC0208 genome window below encodes:
- a CDS encoding CDP-alcohol phosphatidyltransferase family protein, translating to MEVQETRVQTDRVLTIPNILSMARLVGVPLFLWLILRPEFGGPKSDTWALLVLALSGISDYLDGKLARRWNQISSLGRLLDPAADRLYILSTLVGLTWREILPLWLTAVLLLRELVLLVMVGILRRHGYPPPQVNFLGKAATFNLMYAFPLLLLSDGTGWISSLAAIFGWAFAGWGTTLYWWAGVLYVVQVRRLVRADAQAD from the coding sequence GTGGAGGTCCAGGAGACCCGGGTCCAGACGGACCGGGTCCTCACCATCCCCAACATCCTCAGCATGGCGCGGCTCGTTGGGGTGCCGCTCTTCCTGTGGCTGATCCTCAGGCCCGAGTTCGGAGGGCCCAAGAGTGACACCTGGGCACTGCTGGTACTGGCTCTGAGCGGTATCAGCGACTACCTGGACGGCAAGCTGGCCCGGCGGTGGAACCAGATCAGCAGCCTCGGCCGGCTGCTCGACCCCGCCGCCGACCGTCTCTACATTCTCTCGACCCTGGTCGGTCTCACCTGGCGCGAGATTCTGCCACTTTGGTTGACGGCTGTACTGCTCTTGCGAGAGCTGGTTCTCCTGGTGATGGTGGGCATCCTCAGGCGTCACGGTTATCCGCCGCCGCAGGTGAACTTCCTTGGCAAGGCCGCCACCTTCAACCTGATGTACGCCTTCCCGCTGCTCTTGCTCAGTGACGGAACTGGTTGGATCTCGTCACTCGCTGCTATTTTCGGATGGGCGTTCGCCGGATGGGGTACAACCCTGTACTGGTGGGCAGGAGTGCTCTATGTGGTCCAAGTCCGCCGACTGGTCCGTGCGGACGCCCAGGCCGACTGA
- a CDS encoding DUF881 domain-containing protein — protein sequence MSEQEETPGGRLRKELPEELPATPAEETEGPGAPAAEPGLTGRQRLVQGLWPPRVTRAQLIVAVLLFGLGFGLAVQVASNSDSDSALRGARQEDLVRILDELDDRTQRLEDEKQGLEKQRDELENSSDQAEEARKQTVEKERQLGILAGTVAAQGPGITMTIEDNKGTVEADMLLDAIQELRAAGAEAIQVNGVRVVAGTYLSDAGKSVSVDGNKITAPFRFKVIGNPQDLEPALNIPGGVVQTLEKEQATITVERSGKIVVDALRAAKRPDYARSSSQ from the coding sequence ATGAGCGAACAGGAAGAGACCCCCGGCGGCAGGCTGCGCAAGGAACTGCCCGAGGAACTCCCGGCGACGCCGGCAGAGGAGACCGAGGGGCCCGGCGCGCCGGCTGCGGAGCCCGGGCTGACCGGTCGTCAACGGCTTGTGCAGGGGCTGTGGCCGCCCCGCGTGACGCGGGCCCAACTCATCGTCGCCGTCCTGCTGTTCGGCCTCGGATTCGGCCTCGCCGTCCAGGTGGCGTCCAACAGCGACAGTGACAGCGCGCTGCGGGGCGCGAGGCAGGAAGATCTTGTCCGCATCCTCGATGAACTGGACGACCGTACTCAGCGTCTTGAAGACGAGAAGCAGGGCCTCGAGAAGCAGCGGGACGAGCTGGAGAACAGCTCCGACCAGGCCGAGGAGGCCCGCAAGCAGACGGTCGAGAAGGAGCGGCAACTCGGCATCCTCGCGGGCACGGTGGCCGCTCAGGGGCCGGGCATCACGATGACGATCGAGGACAACAAGGGGACGGTCGAGGCGGACATGCTGCTCGACGCGATCCAGGAGCTGCGGGCGGCAGGCGCGGAGGCGATCCAGGTGAACGGCGTACGCGTCGTCGCGGGAACCTATCTGTCGGACGCGGGCAAGAGCGTGAGCGTCGACGGGAACAAGATCACCGCGCCGTTTCGTTTCAAGGTCATCGGCAATCCGCAGGACCTCGAACCGGCGCTGAACATCCCTGGAGGCGTGGTGCAGACGCTCGAGAAGGAGCAGGCCACCATTACCGTCGAGCGGTCGGGCAAGATCGTCGTGGACGCCTTGCGAGCGGCGAAGCGGCCTGACTACGCTCGGTCGTCCTCCCAGTGA
- a CDS encoding DUF881 domain-containing protein: MPQQPPIRSTPTRPSRPDASMSLLTNVMDHSLDDGYAEAADRKKAAGEGGLPKTLRARLGLALGLVLAALVVTVGAAQARVAAPVVAKEREELIDRIDRETGTADKLEESVDQLRDDVTTRQREALKHTGDSGQADLVGILSGAVEVHGPGVKLVVNDAKEASTGGDGNPRETSGFSDTGRVRDRDMQRVVNGLWESGAEAISINGQRLTALSAIRAAGDAILVDNKPLVPPYTVLAVGDGQRLSTRFQDSADGLYLHALQENYGIRTAISAEDDLRLPAAPSVIVRTAEPRTEKGTS, encoded by the coding sequence ATGCCGCAGCAGCCCCCCATTCGGAGCACCCCCACGCGCCCGTCGCGCCCGGACGCCTCCATGTCGCTGCTCACCAACGTCATGGACCACAGCCTCGACGACGGGTACGCGGAGGCCGCAGACCGCAAGAAGGCGGCCGGTGAGGGTGGGCTGCCCAAGACGTTGCGGGCCAGGCTGGGTCTGGCCCTCGGGCTGGTGCTCGCCGCTCTCGTGGTGACCGTGGGGGCGGCGCAGGCGCGGGTGGCCGCTCCGGTCGTGGCCAAGGAGCGCGAGGAGCTCATCGACCGTATCGACCGGGAGACCGGGACGGCGGACAAGCTCGAGGAGAGCGTCGACCAGCTGCGCGACGACGTGACCACGCGGCAGCGAGAGGCGCTCAAGCACACGGGCGACAGCGGCCAGGCCGACCTCGTGGGCATCCTCTCGGGCGCCGTGGAGGTCCACGGGCCGGGCGTCAAACTGGTCGTGAACGATGCCAAGGAAGCCAGTACGGGGGGCGACGGGAACCCGCGAGAGACGTCGGGGTTCTCCGACACCGGGCGAGTGCGCGACCGTGACATGCAGCGGGTCGTGAACGGGCTGTGGGAGTCGGGGGCCGAGGCCATCTCCATCAACGGACAGCGGCTGACCGCGCTGTCGGCGATCAGGGCCGCGGGTGACGCGATACTGGTCGACAACAAGCCGCTGGTTCCGCCGTATACGGTGCTCGCGGTGGGGGACGGGCAGCGGCTGAGCACCAGGTTCCAGGACAGCGCCGACGGGCTGTATCTGCACGCCCTGCAAGAGAACTACGGCATCCGGACCGCCATCTCCGCGGAGGACGACCTCCGGCTGCCGGCCGCACCGAGTGTGATCGTACGTACAGCAGAGCCGAGAACTGAGAAGGGCACATCGTGA
- a CDS encoding mannose-1-phosphate guanyltransferase: MKAVVMAGGEGTRLRPMTSSMPKPLLPVVNRPIMEHVLRLLKRHGLNETVVTVQFLASLVKNYFGDGEELGMELSYANEEKPLGTAGSVKNAEEALKDDAFLVISGDALTDFDLTELINFHKEKGALVTVCLTRVPNPLEFGITIVDEEGKVERFLEKPTWGQVFSDTVNTGIYVMEPEVFDYVDPDVPVDWSGDVFPQLMKEGKPVYGYIAEGYWEDVGTHESYVKAQADVLEGKVDVEIDGFEISPGVWVAEGAEVHPDAVLRGPLYIGDYAKVEAGAEIREHTVVGSNVVVKSGAFLHKAVVHDNVYVGQQSNLRGCVVGKNTDIMRAARIEDGAVIGDECLVGEESIIQGNVRVYPFKTIEAGAFVNTSVIWESRGQAHLFGARGVSGILNVEITPELAVRLAGAYATTLKKGSTVTTARDHSRGARALKRAVISALQASAIDVRDLENVPLPVARQQTARGSAGGIMIRTTPGVPDSVDIMFFDGRGADLSQGSQRKLDRVFARQEYRRAFPGEIGDLHFPASVFDSYTGSLLRNVDITGISEAGLKVVVDASNGSAGLVLPSLLGKLGVDSLTINPGLDESRPTETADARRSGLVRLGEIVASARAAFGVRFDPVGERLSLVDEKGRIIEDDRALLVMLDLVAAERRSGRVALPVTTTRIAEQVAAYHGTQVEWTTTSPDDLTRVGRDDSTIFGGDGKGAFIIPEFSSVFDGTAAFVRLIGLVARTQLTLSQIDARIPRAHVLKRDLATPWAVKGLVMRRVVEAAGDRFVDTTDGVRVVETDGRWVMVLPDPAEAVTHLWAEGPDDASAQALLDEWSAVVDSAGR, translated from the coding sequence ATGAAGGCCGTCGTGATGGCCGGAGGCGAAGGCACACGCCTTCGTCCCATGACCTCGAGCATGCCCAAGCCGCTCCTGCCGGTGGTAAACCGGCCGATCATGGAGCACGTGCTGCGGCTGCTCAAAAGGCATGGGCTCAACGAGACCGTCGTCACCGTGCAGTTCCTGGCCTCACTGGTCAAGAACTACTTCGGTGACGGTGAAGAGCTCGGAATGGAGCTCTCCTATGCCAATGAGGAGAAGCCACTCGGTACCGCCGGGAGCGTCAAGAACGCCGAAGAGGCGTTGAAGGACGATGCTTTCCTCGTCATCTCCGGTGATGCCCTGACCGACTTCGACCTCACCGAGCTCATCAACTTTCACAAGGAAAAGGGCGCACTGGTCACCGTCTGTCTGACGCGTGTGCCCAATCCGCTCGAGTTCGGCATCACCATCGTCGACGAGGAAGGCAAGGTCGAGCGCTTCCTGGAGAAGCCGACCTGGGGCCAGGTCTTCTCGGACACCGTGAACACGGGTATCTACGTCATGGAGCCCGAGGTCTTCGACTACGTCGACCCCGATGTGCCCGTGGACTGGTCTGGTGACGTCTTTCCTCAGCTGATGAAGGAAGGCAAGCCGGTCTACGGCTATATCGCGGAGGGCTACTGGGAGGACGTCGGCACGCACGAAAGCTACGTGAAGGCGCAGGCCGACGTTCTCGAAGGCAAGGTCGACGTCGAGATCGACGGCTTCGAGATCTCTCCTGGCGTGTGGGTGGCCGAGGGAGCCGAGGTACATCCCGACGCCGTTCTTCGTGGTCCGCTGTACATCGGTGACTACGCCAAGGTCGAGGCCGGCGCCGAGATCCGTGAGCACACCGTCGTGGGCTCGAACGTGGTCGTGAAGAGCGGGGCGTTTCTGCACAAGGCCGTCGTGCACGACAACGTGTATGTCGGGCAGCAGAGCAATCTCCGTGGCTGTGTCGTCGGGAAGAACACCGACATCATGCGGGCGGCCCGTATCGAGGACGGCGCGGTCATCGGCGACGAGTGCCTCGTCGGCGAGGAATCGATTATTCAGGGGAATGTGCGGGTCTACCCGTTCAAGACCATCGAAGCCGGTGCCTTCGTCAACACCTCGGTCATCTGGGAGTCCAGGGGCCAGGCGCATCTTTTCGGCGCCCGTGGCGTCTCCGGCATCCTGAACGTCGAGATCACCCCTGAACTCGCGGTCCGGCTGGCCGGCGCCTACGCGACGACCCTCAAGAAGGGTTCGACCGTCACCACCGCCCGCGACCACTCCCGTGGCGCGCGGGCACTGAAGCGGGCGGTCATCTCCGCTCTGCAGGCCAGCGCCATCGACGTACGCGACCTGGAGAACGTGCCGCTGCCCGTCGCGCGGCAGCAGACCGCGCGAGGGAGCGCCGGCGGGATCATGATCCGGACCACGCCCGGGGTGCCGGATTCCGTGGACATCATGTTCTTCGACGGGCGAGGCGCGGACCTTTCCCAGGGCAGCCAGCGAAAGCTGGACCGGGTGTTCGCGCGGCAGGAGTACCGGCGCGCGTTCCCCGGCGAGATCGGGGACCTGCACTTCCCGGCGAGCGTCTTCGACTCGTACACCGGATCACTGTTGCGGAACGTCGACATCACCGGGATCTCCGAGGCCGGGCTGAAGGTCGTCGTGGACGCGTCGAACGGCAGTGCGGGGTTGGTGCTGCCGAGTCTGCTCGGGAAACTCGGGGTGGACTCGCTGACCATCAACCCGGGGCTCGACGAGTCCAGGCCGACGGAGACGGCGGATGCCCGGCGGTCCGGGCTCGTGCGGCTGGGCGAGATCGTGGCGTCCGCGCGGGCCGCGTTCGGTGTGCGGTTCGACCCGGTGGGTGAGCGGCTGTCCCTGGTGGACGAGAAGGGCCGGATCATCGAGGACGACCGAGCCCTGCTCGTCATGCTCGACCTGGTGGCCGCCGAGCGGCGCAGCGGCCGGGTGGCGCTGCCGGTGACCACCACGCGGATCGCCGAGCAGGTGGCGGCGTATCACGGCACGCAGGTCGAGTGGACGACCACCTCGCCCGACGATCTGACCCGGGTCGGGCGCGACGACTCGACGATCTTCGGCGGTGACGGCAAGGGTGCCTTCATCATCCCGGAGTTCAGCAGTGTCTTCGACGGTACGGCGGCCTTCGTACGGCTGATCGGGCTGGTGGCGCGGACGCAGCTCACGCTCAGCCAGATCGACGCGCGGATTCCGCGGGCGCATGTCCTCAAGCGGGATCTGGCGACCCCGTGGGCCGTCAAGGGGCTGGTGATGCGCAGGGTCGTGGAGGCGGCGGGCGATCGCTTTGTCGACACGACCGACGGTGTCCGGGTCGTCGAGACCGACGGACGCTGGGTGATGGTGCTGCCGGACCCGGCGGAGGCGGTGACCCATCTGTGGGCCGAGGGGCCCGACGACGCGTCCGCGCAGGCCCTGCTCGACGAGTGGTCGGCGGTGGTGGACAGCGCCGGCCGCTGA
- a CDS encoding small basic family protein, with protein MIAVLGLVVGVVAGLLVRPEVPAVVEPYLPIAVVAALDAVFGGLRAMLDGIFDDKVFVVSFLSNVVVAALIVFLGDKLGVGAQLSTGVVVVLGIRIFSNAAAIRRHVFRA; from the coding sequence GTGATCGCCGTACTGGGCCTCGTCGTGGGAGTCGTGGCCGGCCTGTTGGTCCGGCCTGAGGTTCCGGCGGTCGTCGAGCCTTATCTGCCGATCGCCGTGGTGGCGGCGCTCGACGCAGTGTTCGGAGGGCTGCGGGCCATGCTCGACGGCATCTTCGACGACAAGGTCTTCGTCGTGTCGTTCCTGTCGAACGTGGTCGTGGCCGCGTTGATCGTGTTCCTGGGCGACAAGTTGGGCGTGGGCGCCCAACTGTCGACCGGTGTCGTCGTCGTGCTCGGCATCCGGATCTTCTCCAATGCCGCGGCGATCCGTCGGCACGTCTTCCGGGCGTGA